AACTTGAAAAAGGCCAAGTTCAAGCGGGTGCTGGTGATCGGCTTCGACGGCATGGACCACCGTCTGTACAATCAGTTTCGCCAGCAGGGATACTCGTTTCCCCATTTCGAGAAACTGGCCAAGGAGGGCACCTTCTCGCCGCTGTGGAGCACCGAACCGCCGATTTCGCCTGTCGCCTGGTCGACGTTCACCACCGGCGTCAACCCCGGCAAGCACAACATTTTCGATTTTCTGACCAATGACCGCAACACGTACATGCCCAAGATGGCCGGCTCCGACATCATCCCTCCCCGCCGCAACCTGCGGTTCGGCCGCTGGCTGATCCCGCTCGCCAGCCCCAAGATCGAGCTGAAGCGCAAGAGCCAGAGCTTCTGGAAGATCGTCAGCAGCAAGGGCATCTATGCCTCGGTGCTGCGCATGCCCTTCACCTTTCCGCCCGAGAAATTCTACGGATCCATGCTGTCGGGGCTGGGCACGCCCGATCTGCGCGGCACCCAGGGCAGTTTCAGCTTCTATGCCGAAGACAAGGGCGCCGACTTCGACATTTCCGACGGCGTTTTCGAGACCCTGCAGCCGCTGGGAGAAAACCGCTTCGGCGGCCGGATCAAGGGGCCGGG
This genomic window from Candidatus Aminicenantes bacterium contains:
- a CDS encoding alkaline phosphatase family protein — translated: MKKTRHFLLLLILSSLPLFSYVGPGAGFAFVGSFFFIFAAFILAIFNFLTFPLRALLRFFKRMRNLKKAKFKRVLVIGFDGMDHRLYNQFRQQGYSFPHFEKLAKEGTFSPLWSTEPPISPVAWSTFTTGVNPGKHNIFDFLTNDRNTYMPKMAGSDIIPPRRNLRFGRWLIPLASPKIELKRKSQSFWKIVSSKGIYASVLRMPFTFPPEKFYGSMLSGLGTPDLRGTQGSFSFYAEDKGADFDISDGVFETLQPLGENRFGGRIKGPGHPFLKGNPPLEIPFTLALDREKRSAEIAVGKERIRLCQNELSPWIKLEFKAGLIGVAGIAQWVLEDVQPLKLYLSPINIDPEKPSMPVSHPKMFSVYLAKLLGSFATLGMAEDTWSLNERVLSEENFIAQVYRTQEEREK